Proteins co-encoded in one Setaria viridis chromosome 9, Setaria_viridis_v4.0, whole genome shotgun sequence genomic window:
- the LOC117836008 gene encoding sulfate transporter 3.1, with product MGGGGGAEANGGGAARVPVPPARPFLDTFRGNLKETFFPDDPFRSVVRERGAARRTLAALRYFFPFLEWAPAYTVGAFKSDLIAGITIASLAIPQGISYAKLANLPPILGLYSSFVPPLVYALMGSSKDLAVGTVAVASLLIGSMLSSQVSPTDNPALYMHLAFTATFFAGVFQASLGLLRLGFIVDLLSHATIIGFMGGAATVVILQQLKGMLGLDRFTTATDIISVMESVFSQTHQWRWESVVLGSGFLFFLLVTRFISKRRPKLFWIAAAAPLTSVILGSVLVYLTHAENHGIQVIGHLKKGLNPPSLTSLQFSPPYMMLALKTGIITGVIALAEGIAVGRSFAMFKNYNIDGNKEMTAIGTMNIVGSLTSCYLTTGPFSRSAVNYNAGCKTAMSNVIMSLAVMLTLLFLTPLFHYTPLVVLSAIIMSAMLGLIDYQGAIHLWHVDKVDFCVCLGAYLGVVFGSVEIGLVVAVSISILRVLLFVARPKTTVLGNMPNSMIYRRMDQYTEAQAVPGVLVLRIDAPIYFTNASYLRERILRWINEEEERAKGEGEMGVQYVVLDMGAVGSIDTSGTSMLDELKKTLERRGMQIVLANPGSEMMKKLYSSKVLELIGHEWIFPTVGEAVSSCDYVLHSHKPGAVMDSAAAHGNMV from the exons atgggcggcggcggcggcgcggaggcgaaCGGCGGAGGTGCGGCCCGGGTGCCggtgccgccggcgcggccatTCCTGGACACGTTCCGGGGGAACCTGAAGGAGACCTTCTTCCCGGACGACCCGTTCCGGTCGGTGGTGCGGGAGCGCGGGGCCGCGCGGCGGACGCTGGCGGCGCTGCGCTACTTCTTCCCGTTCCTCGAGTGGGCGCCGGCCTACACGGTGGGGGCCTTCAAGTCCGACCTCATCGCCGGCATCACCATCGCCAGCCTCGCCATCCCGCAGGGCATCAGCTACGCCAAGCTTGCCAACCTCCCGCCCATCCTCGGACTCT actCGAGCTTCGTGCCGCCGCTGGTGTACGCGCTGATGGGGAGCTCCAAGGACCTTGCCGTGggcacggtggcggtggcgtcgCTGCTCATCGGCTCCATGCTCAGCAGCCAGGTGTCGCCGACCGATAACCCGGCGCTGTACATGCACCTCGCCTTCACCGCCACCTTCTTCGCCGGCGTCTTCCAGGCCTCGCTCGGCCTCCTCAG GTTGGGCTTCATCGTGGACTTGCTGTCGCACGCGACGATCATCGGGTTcatgggcggcgcggcgacggtgGTCATCCTGCAGCAGCTCAAGGGCATGCTGGGCCTCGACCGCTTCACCACCGCCACCGACATCATCTCCGTCATGGAGTCCGTCTTCTCCCAGACGCACCAG TGGCGGTGGGAAAGCGTCGTGCTCGGCAGtggcttcctcttcttcctcctcgtcacccGCTTCATC AGCAAGAGGCGGCCGAAACTATTCTGGatagccgcggcggcgccgctgacGTCGGTCATCCTTGGGAGTGTTCTGGTGTACCTCACTCATGCTGAAAACCATGGCATCCAAGTG ATCGGTCACCTGAAGAAGGGTCTGAACCCACCGTCATTGACAAGCCTGCAATTCTCCCCACCCTACATGATGCTTGCGCTGAAGACCGGGATCATCACCGGCGTCATTGCCCTCGCT GAAGGCATCGCCGTTGGGAGGAGTTTCGCCATGTTCAAGAACTACAACATCGACGGCAACAAGGAGATGACCGCCATCGGAACGATGAATATCGTCGGGTCATTGACATCCTGCTACCTCACTACCG GCCCGTTCTCGCGGTCCGCCGTGAACTACAACGCCGGGTGCAAGACGGCGATGTCGAACGTGATCATGTCGCTGGCGGTGATGCTGACGCTGCTGTTCCTGACGCCGCTGTTCCACTACACCCCGCTGGTGGTGCTGTCGGCGATCATCATGTCGGCGATGCTGGGGCTGATCGACTACCAGGGCGCCATCCACCTGTGGCATGTCGACAAGGTGGACTTCTGCGTCTGCCTCGGCGCCTACCTCGGCGTCGTCTTCGGCAGCGTCGAGATcggcctcgtcgtcgccgtctccatctccatcctccGGGTGCTGCTGTTCGTCGCGAGGCCGAAGACGACGGTGCTCGGCAACATGCCCAACTCCATGATCTACCGGAGGATGGACCAGTACACCGAAGCGCAGGCGGTGCCCGGCGTGCTCGTGCTGCGGATCGACGCGCCCATCTACTTCACCAACGCGAGCTACCTCCGAGAGAG GATCTTGCGTTGGATcaatgaggaggaggagcgcgccaAGGGTGAGGGCGAGATGGGCGTGCAGTACGTCGTCCTTGACATGGGTG CCGTCGGTAGCATCGACACGAGCGGGACGAGCATGCTGGATGAACTCAAGAAGACCTTGGAGCGAAGGGGCATGCAG ATCGTGCTGGCGAACCCTGGCAGCGAGATGATGAAGAAGCTGTACAGCTCCAAGGTGCTGGAGCTGATCGGCCACGAGTGGATCTTCCCGACGGTGGGCGAGGCGGTATCGTCGTGCGACTACGTGCTGCACTCGCACAAGCCGGGCGCGGTCATGGACAGTGCGGCAGCCCATGGGAACATGGTCTGA
- the LOC117836009 gene encoding type I inositol polyphosphate 5-phosphatase 4 isoform X2 has protein sequence MRDGSNTTKKSRLSWSKSLVRKWFNIRSKAHDFHADDVAAVGRTGGGDDEWRGSSFTRREPSTVKKSKTERSSRRSNGHSRRGKIDLDAAEATVTLDYRIFVATWNVGGRSPPNNMSLEDWLHAAPPADIYVLGFQEIVPLNAGNVLGTEDNGPARRWVSLVRRTLNNLPGTSGNGSFRTPSPAPNPVVEIDDDFEGLSSRQNNAPFFHRRSFQAGLSRSLRMEGDILAPQPRLERRYSVCDRAIYGHRPSDYENTCRWGGSSDDENNTGESPSTVYSPMSYGYGNTSSLEDSQRRAGHTRYCLVASKQMVGLFLMIWARKDIRDDIRNLKVSCVGRGLMGYLGNKGSISISMSLHQTSFCFVCSHLTSGQKEGDELRRNSDVLEIIRKTRFPMVYGQYERSPETIFEHDRIIWLGDLNYRIALSYRSVKALVEMRNWKALLEKDQLRIEQRGGRVFVGWSEGNIYFPPTYKYSNNSDKYAGDDMNQKEKRRTPAWCDRILWYGRGLGQLSYVRGESRFSDHRPVYSVFSAEVESINHSRIQKMSCSSSQLDIEELLPYSYGYTDINPYGYTDLNFY, from the exons ATGAGAGATGGCAGCAACACCACCAAGAAGAGCAGG CTCTCGTGGTCCAAGAGCTTGGTGAGGAAGTGGTTCAACATCAGGAGCAAGGCCCATGATTTCCATGCCGACGATGTAGCTGCGGTTGGGAGGACAG GAGGGGGCGATGATGAGTGGAGGGGCAGCAGCTTCACCAGGAGGGAGCCTAGCACAGTCAAGAAGAGCAAGACAG AGAGGTCCTCAAGAAGGAGCAATGGGCACTCGAGGCGGGGCAAGATTGACCTTGACGCCGCTGAAGCTACAGTGACATTGGACTATAG GATATTTGTTGCTACATGGAATGTTGGTGGCCGTTCCCCACCAAATAACATGAGTCTTGAGGACTGGCTCCATGCTGCACCTCCTGCCGACATCTATGTCCTCGG GTTTCAAGAAATCGTCCCGCTGAATGCTGGTAACGTTCTTGGGACAGAGGACAATGGCCCAGCAAGGAGGTGGGTGTCACTGGTCAGGAGGACACTGAACAATTTGCCAGGCACTAGTGGCAATGGGAGCTTCCGGACACCGTCTCCGGCACCTAACCCAGTGGTGGAGATAGATGACGACTTTGAGGGTTTGTCGTCGAGGCAGAACAATGCACCATTCTTTCATCGTCGGTCTTTCCAGGCTGGGCTTAGCCGGAGTTTGAGGATGGAGGGCGACATTCTTGCTCCCCAGCCAAGGCTGGAACGTCGGTACAGTGTCTGTGACAGAGCAATCTATGGCCATAGGCCTAGTGACTATGAGAACACCTGCCGGTGGGGTGGATCATCAGATGATGAAAATAATACCGGAGAGTCACCGAGTACAGTGTATTCACCAATGTCATATGGATATGGTAATACATCCTCTCTGGAAGACAGTCAGAGACGAGCTGGTCATACTAG ATACTGTCTGGTGGCAAGCAAACAAATGGTGGGATTGTTTCTGATGATTTGGGCTCGGAAAGACATAAGGGATGACATAAGAAATCTGAAGGTTTCTTGTGTTGGGAGAGGACTGATGGGCTACCTTGGGAATAAG ggTTCAATTTCGATTAGCATGTCATTGCACCAAACAAGCTTCTGCTTCGTCTGCAGCCACCTGACTTCAGGACAGAAGGAAGGTGATGAGCTGCGCAGGAACTCTGATGTACTGGAAATCATCAGAAAGACCAGGTTTCCAATGGTCTATGGGCAGTATGAGCGTTCACCAGAAACCATCTTCGAGCATGA TCGAATCATCTGGCTCGGGGACCTAAACTACCGAATTGCGCTTTCCTATCGGTCAGTGAAGGCCCTTGTGGAGATGCGCAATTGGAAAGCATTGCTGGAGAAAGATCAG CTAAGGATCGAGCAAAGAGGTGGACGAGTATTTGTTGGGTGGAGTGAGGGGAATatatatttccccccaacataCAAGTACTCGAACAATTCTGACAAGTACGCCGGAGATGACATGAACCAGAAGGAAAAGAGGAGAACTCCAGCATG GTGCGACCGTATCTTATGGTATGGAAGAGGCCTTGGTCAACTGTCATATGTACGAGGTGAATCTCGCTTTTCGGACCATAGGCCAGTCTACAGCGTCTTCAGTGCAGAAGTGGAATCAATCAATCATAGCCGGATCCAAAAGATGAGTTGCTCAAGTTCTCAACTGGACATTGAAGAACTGCTGCCTTACTCATATGGATACACTGACATCAACCCCTACGGATACACCGACTTAAACTTCTACTGA
- the LOC117836009 gene encoding type I inositol polyphosphate 5-phosphatase 4 isoform X1, with translation MRDGSNTTKKSRLSWSKSLVRKWFNIRSKAHDFHADDVAAVGRTGGGDDEWRGSSFTRREPSTVKKSKTERSSRRSNGHSRRGKIDLDAAEATVTLDYSRIFVATWNVGGRSPPNNMSLEDWLHAAPPADIYVLGFQEIVPLNAGNVLGTEDNGPARRWVSLVRRTLNNLPGTSGNGSFRTPSPAPNPVVEIDDDFEGLSSRQNNAPFFHRRSFQAGLSRSLRMEGDILAPQPRLERRYSVCDRAIYGHRPSDYENTCRWGGSSDDENNTGESPSTVYSPMSYGYGNTSSLEDSQRRAGHTRYCLVASKQMVGLFLMIWARKDIRDDIRNLKVSCVGRGLMGYLGNKGSISISMSLHQTSFCFVCSHLTSGQKEGDELRRNSDVLEIIRKTRFPMVYGQYERSPETIFEHDRIIWLGDLNYRIALSYRSVKALVEMRNWKALLEKDQLRIEQRGGRVFVGWSEGNIYFPPTYKYSNNSDKYAGDDMNQKEKRRTPAWCDRILWYGRGLGQLSYVRGESRFSDHRPVYSVFSAEVESINHSRIQKMSCSSSQLDIEELLPYSYGYTDINPYGYTDLNFY, from the exons ATGAGAGATGGCAGCAACACCACCAAGAAGAGCAGG CTCTCGTGGTCCAAGAGCTTGGTGAGGAAGTGGTTCAACATCAGGAGCAAGGCCCATGATTTCCATGCCGACGATGTAGCTGCGGTTGGGAGGACAG GAGGGGGCGATGATGAGTGGAGGGGCAGCAGCTTCACCAGGAGGGAGCCTAGCACAGTCAAGAAGAGCAAGACAG AGAGGTCCTCAAGAAGGAGCAATGGGCACTCGAGGCGGGGCAAGATTGACCTTGACGCCGCTGAAGCTACAGTGACATTGGACTATAG TAGGATATTTGTTGCTACATGGAATGTTGGTGGCCGTTCCCCACCAAATAACATGAGTCTTGAGGACTGGCTCCATGCTGCACCTCCTGCCGACATCTATGTCCTCGG GTTTCAAGAAATCGTCCCGCTGAATGCTGGTAACGTTCTTGGGACAGAGGACAATGGCCCAGCAAGGAGGTGGGTGTCACTGGTCAGGAGGACACTGAACAATTTGCCAGGCACTAGTGGCAATGGGAGCTTCCGGACACCGTCTCCGGCACCTAACCCAGTGGTGGAGATAGATGACGACTTTGAGGGTTTGTCGTCGAGGCAGAACAATGCACCATTCTTTCATCGTCGGTCTTTCCAGGCTGGGCTTAGCCGGAGTTTGAGGATGGAGGGCGACATTCTTGCTCCCCAGCCAAGGCTGGAACGTCGGTACAGTGTCTGTGACAGAGCAATCTATGGCCATAGGCCTAGTGACTATGAGAACACCTGCCGGTGGGGTGGATCATCAGATGATGAAAATAATACCGGAGAGTCACCGAGTACAGTGTATTCACCAATGTCATATGGATATGGTAATACATCCTCTCTGGAAGACAGTCAGAGACGAGCTGGTCATACTAG ATACTGTCTGGTGGCAAGCAAACAAATGGTGGGATTGTTTCTGATGATTTGGGCTCGGAAAGACATAAGGGATGACATAAGAAATCTGAAGGTTTCTTGTGTTGGGAGAGGACTGATGGGCTACCTTGGGAATAAG ggTTCAATTTCGATTAGCATGTCATTGCACCAAACAAGCTTCTGCTTCGTCTGCAGCCACCTGACTTCAGGACAGAAGGAAGGTGATGAGCTGCGCAGGAACTCTGATGTACTGGAAATCATCAGAAAGACCAGGTTTCCAATGGTCTATGGGCAGTATGAGCGTTCACCAGAAACCATCTTCGAGCATGA TCGAATCATCTGGCTCGGGGACCTAAACTACCGAATTGCGCTTTCCTATCGGTCAGTGAAGGCCCTTGTGGAGATGCGCAATTGGAAAGCATTGCTGGAGAAAGATCAG CTAAGGATCGAGCAAAGAGGTGGACGAGTATTTGTTGGGTGGAGTGAGGGGAATatatatttccccccaacataCAAGTACTCGAACAATTCTGACAAGTACGCCGGAGATGACATGAACCAGAAGGAAAAGAGGAGAACTCCAGCATG GTGCGACCGTATCTTATGGTATGGAAGAGGCCTTGGTCAACTGTCATATGTACGAGGTGAATCTCGCTTTTCGGACCATAGGCCAGTCTACAGCGTCTTCAGTGCAGAAGTGGAATCAATCAATCATAGCCGGATCCAAAAGATGAGTTGCTCAAGTTCTCAACTGGACATTGAAGAACTGCTGCCTTACTCATATGGATACACTGACATCAACCCCTACGGATACACCGACTTAAACTTCTACTGA